One region of Sphingomonas adhaesiva genomic DNA includes:
- the sdhD gene encoding succinate dehydrogenase, hydrophobic membrane anchor protein produces the protein MSTEIGRVRGLGSAHAGAHHWWHQKLTAGTNLLLMAWLLASIATLPSYDYVTVRLWLHSMWAAVPMVLLIASVFYHFRLGLQVVIEDYSHKENRFVMMILLNVFTVATAAIAIFSILKVAFGAAA, from the coding sequence ATGAGCACCGAGATCGGCCGGGTCCGCGGGCTGGGCAGCGCGCACGCCGGGGCGCACCACTGGTGGCATCAGAAGCTGACCGCGGGCACCAACCTGCTGCTGATGGCGTGGCTGCTGGCGTCGATCGCGACGCTGCCGTCCTATGATTACGTCACGGTGCGGCTGTGGCTGCATTCGATGTGGGCGGCGGTGCCGATGGTGCTGCTGATCGCCTCGGTCTTCTACCACTTCCGCCTCGGGCTGCAGGTCGTGATCGAGGATTATTCGCACAAGGAAAATCGCTTCGTGATGATGATCCTGCTGAACGTCTTCACCGTCGCGACCGCCGCCATCGCCATCTTCTCGATCCTCAAGGTCGCCTTCGGAGCCGCCGCCTGA